Proteins co-encoded in one Leptodactylus fuscus isolate aLepFus1 chromosome 4, aLepFus1.hap2, whole genome shotgun sequence genomic window:
- the RAB5A gene encoding ras-related protein Rab-5A has product MANRGGATRPNGPNAGNKICQFKLVLLGESAVGKSSLVLRFVKGQFHEFQESTIGAAFLTQTVCLDDTTVKFEIWDTAGQERYHSLAPMYYRGAQAAIVVYDITNEESFARAKNWVKELQRQASPNIVIALSGNKADLASKRAVDFQEAQAYADDNSLLFMETSAKTSANVNEIFMAIAKKLPKTEPQAGGGNTVRGRGVDLTESAQPSKSQCCSN; this is encoded by the exons ATGGCTAACCGAGGAGGAGCCACCAGACCCAATGGACCAAATGCCGGGAATAAAATCTGTCAGTTCAAGCTTGTCCTCCTAGGAGAGTCTGCTGTTGGAAAGTCCAGCTTAGTGCTACGCTTCGTAAAGGGACAGTTTCACGAGTTCCAAGAAAGCACGATCGGAG CGGCATTTCTTACCCAGACTGTCTGCCTGGATGACACAACAGTAAAATTTGAAATTTGGGATACAGCTGGTCAGGAGCGGTACCACAGCCTAGCACCAATGTACTACAGAGGAGCCCAAGCTGCCATAGTTGTATATGACATAACAAATGAG GAGTCATTTGCAAGAGCAAAGAACTGGGTAAAAGAACTTCAGAGACAAGCAAGCCCCAATATTGTGATAGCATTGTCTGGTAACAAAGCAGATCTGGCCTCCAAGCGAGCTGTGGACTTCCAG GAAGCTCAAGCTTATGCAGATGACAACAGCTTGTTGTTTATGGAGACTTCTGCCAAAACATCAGCAAATGTGAATGAAATATTCATGGCAATAG CCAAAAAGCTTCCCAAGACGGAACCACAAGCTGGTGGCGGCAACACTGTCAGAGGACGGGGAGTAGATCTTACCGAAAGCGCACAACCTAGCAAAAGTCAATGCTGTAGTAACTAA